One part of the Plasmodium yoelii strain 17X genome assembly, chromosome: 13 genome encodes these proteins:
- a CDS encoding isoleucine--tRNA ligase, putative — protein MFLKRIKQKVQFIRKFKTLKSEIASVKIEIKKKENNICTVQNIFCEKKKKKIHTIIEKIGHEYPRNTHKINSPKEKKNSEMATKTTFDYVPDNPNIVEEEEKILKYWKNINAFELSNKLSKNRKPYIFYDGPPFATGLPHYGHLLAGIIKDCVTRYFYQSGYSVERRFGWDCHGLPVEYEIEKENNINKKEDILKMGIDVYNEKCRSIVLKYSNEWVNTVERIGRWIDYKNDYKTMDKDFMESVWWIFSQLYKKNYIYKSFKVMPYSCKCNTPISNFELNLNYKDVSDPSIIVGFILLENFPTFPECLEIQKEIDASDSPTKILNEKPQDGKKEEIDFFKKYEKLYEPYFSRVKSNELKTSNFDENKKREDFSESTSDTSNKVTEIIAWTTTPWTLPSNLALCVNENLIYLRILNKENNRIFIFAECRMEWVIKELRLKIENICLLNRFKGKYLNGLKYKPLFNHFYEKFNFKENAYRILCDEFVTNTVGTGIVHCAPTYGEDDFRVCEKNKIINPEKSIFIDPLDSNGYFTNEIKEVENMYIKDADIVIKKILKEQNRLLSNNMIVHSYPFCWRSDTPLIYRAIPAWFVRVNNYTDKLVKNNDTTYWIPAHVKEKKFHNWIKDAKDWCISRNRYWGTPIPIWTDEKMEQIICIESIKQLETLSGVTNISDLHRHNIDHITIDNPRGKNYPKLKRIPEVFDCWFESGSMPYAKVHFPFYCSDIANSEIDISKVSMDQFNQIFPADFIAEGLDQTRGWFYTLLVISTLLFDKAPYKNLICNGLILASDGKKMSKRLKNYPDPIYILNKYGADSLRLYLINSVAVRAENLKFQEKGVNEIVKSFILPFYHSFRFFSQEVIRYETSYKTTFSFSNKYIYDNNNNIMDQWIFSSIQNLIKSVHYEMKQYKLYNVLPKLLNFIENLTNWYIRLNRDRMRGVIDEINCLMSLNTIYKTLYLFTLMMSPFTPFISEYIYKMLQQVQGFNLVMSSDTHKNVQNGQNVQNDQNGQNVQNGQNDQNDQNDQNKSVHFHMLPEVDDNYTIRYEIIELIEKMKSVIILGRILREKRKCPNKRPLKSIKILHRENKFFENFDKIANYIKDELNILNIEYSTDVSCLTFSVIPNYKKLGTKLGANLKNIQNKIKNMNMEDIKNYEQNKKIIIDNILLEDDDIIINLKHNLNLEHIEAISENSITILMDFTADEQLNNMENAREICNNIQKMRKKLALSQNSPVQMHIFIQNETFKNNMIKETEYIHKCLRRNLNIINTVDQMEKLQNKFHQETFTVSGQEVIAIFTQN, from the coding sequence ATGTTCCTAAAAAGGATTAAACAAAAAGTCCAATTTATCAGAAAGTTCAAAACATTAAAAAGTGAAATAGCTAGCGTAaaaattgaaataaaaaaaaaggaaaataatatatgcacagttcagaatattttttgcgaaaaaaaaaaaaaaaaaattcataccATCATTGAGAAAATAGGACACGAATATCCAAGAAATACACACAAAATTAACTCaccaaaagaaaaaaaaaatagcgaaATGGCAACTAAAACTACATTTGACTATGTCCCGGATAATCCAAATATTGttgaagaagaagaaaaaattttaaaatattggaaaaatataaatgcattTGAATTATCCAACAAATTGTCAAAAAACAGAAaaccatatattttttatgatggACCACCATTTGCTACTGGATTACCACATTATGGTCATTTATTAGCaggaataataaaagattGTGTAACCcgatatttttatcaatctGGATATTCAGTGGAAAGAAGATTTGGATGGGATTGTCATGGATTACCTGTTGAATATGaaatagaaaaagaaaataacattaacaaaaaagAAGATATCTTAAAAATGGGAATAGatgtatataatgaaaaatgtaGAAGTATagttttaaaatattctaATGAATGGGTAAATACAGTTGAAAGAATTGGAAGATGGAtagattataaaaatgattataaaacTATGGATAAAGATTTTATGGAAAGTGTTTGGTGGATATTTAgtcaattatataaaaaaaattatatttataaatcatTTAAAGTTATGCCATATTCATGTAAATGTAATACACCTATATCAAATTTtgaattaaatttaaattataaagatGTTTCTGATCCAAGTATTATTGTAGGATTTATTCTTTTAGAAAATTTTCCAACTTTCCCAGAATGTCTTGAAATTCAAAAAGAGATAGATGCATCTGATTCTCCAACTAAGATATTGAATGAAAAACCTCAAGATggaaaaaaagaagaaattgatttttttaaaaaatatgaaaaattatatgaaccATATTTTTCTCGTGTTAAATCTAATGAATTGAAAACATCTaattttgatgaaaataaaaaaagagaagaTTTTTCAGAATCAACATCTGATACATCTAACAAAGTTACAGAAATAATTGCATGGACAACAACTCCTTGGACTCTACCATCAAATCTAGCTCTTTGTgtaaatgaaaatttaatatatttaagaattttaaataaagaaaataacagaatatttatatttgcaGAATGTAGAATGGAATGGGTAATAAAAGAATTAAGattaaaaattgaaaatatatgtttgCTTAACAGATTTAAaggtaaatatttaaatggtttaaaatataaaccattatttaatcatttttatgaaaaatttaattttaaagaaaatGCTTATAGAATATTATGTGACGAATTTGTAACAAATACAGTTGGTACTGGAATAGTACATTGTGCTCCAACATATGGTGAAGATGATTTTCGAGTTtgcgaaaaaaataaaattataaatccAGAAAAatctatttttattgatcCTTTAGATTCAAATGGTTATTTtacaaatgaaataaaagaagttgaaaatatgtatattaaagATGCTGatattgttattaaaaaaatattaaaagaacAAAATAGATTATTAAGTAATAATATGATTGTACATTCTTATCCATTTTGTTGGAGAAGTGATACACCACTAATTTATAGAGCTATACCTGCATGGTTTGTAAGAGTTAATAATTATACTGATAAATtagttaaaaataatgatacaaCATATTGGATACCTGCACATgttaaggaaaaaaaattccATAATTGGATTAAAGATGCTAAAGATTGGTGTATAAGTCGAAATAGATATTGGGGAACTCCAATTCCAATTTGGACAGATGAAAAAATGGAACAAATAATTTGTATTGAAAGTATAAAACAATTAGAAACACTTAGTGGTGTTACAAATATATCTGATTTACATAGACATAATATAGATCATATAACTATTGATAATCCTAGAGGTAAAAATTATCCCAAATTAAAAAGAATACCTGAAGTTTTTGATTGTTGGTTTGAAAGTGGTTCTATGCCATATGCTAAGGTGCATTTCCCATTTTATTGCTCCGACATTGCCAATTCCGAGATTGATATTTCTAAAGTTTCAATGGATCAATTTAATCAAATATTCCCAGCAGATTTTATTGCAGAAGGGTTAGATCAAACAAGAGGATGGTTCTATACTTTATTAGTTATTAGTACATTGCTTTTTGATAAGGCaccatataaaaatttaatttgtaaCGGTTTAATATTAGCATCAGATGGTAAAAAAATGAGTAaaagattaaaaaattatccaGATccgatatatatattaaataaatacgGGGCAGATAGTTTAcgattatatttaattaattcaGTAGCAGTACGTGctgaaaatttaaaatttcaaGAAAAAGGAGTCAATGAAATTGTCAAAAGTTTTATTTTGCCATTTTATCATagttttcgttttttttctcaAGAAGTTATAAGATATGAAACAAGCTATAAAActacattttcattttctaataaatatatatatgataataataataatataatggaTCAATGGATATTTTCAAGTATAcaaaatttgataaaatcTGTACATTATGAAATGAagcaatataaattatataatgttCTTCCAAAGCTTTTGAATTTTATTGAAAACTTAACAAATTGGTATATACGATTAAATAGGGATAGAATGCGAGGAGTTATAGACGAAATAAATTGTCTTATGTCTTTAAATACAATTTATAAAactctttatttatttactttAATGATGTCACCTTTTACTCCTTTTATTTCAgaatacatttataaaatgttGCAACAGGTTCAAGGGTTTAATTTGGTTATGTCTTCCGATACTCACAAAAATGTGCAAAACGGGCAAAATGTGCAAAACGACCAAAACGGGCAAAATGTGCAAAACGGCCAAAACGACCAAAACGACCAAAACGACCAAAACAAAAGTGTCCATTTCCATATGCTCCCAGAGGTAGATGATAATTACACTATAAGATACGAAATAATTGAATTAATTGAGAAAATGAAAAGTGTAATTATTTTAGGAAGAatattaagagaaaaaagaaaGTGCCCTAACAAACGACCATTgaaatcaataaaaatattgcaccgagaaaataaattttttgaaaattttgataaaattgcaaattatataaaagacgaattaaatatattaaatattgaaTATTCTACTGATGTCAGTTGTCTTACCTTTAGTGTAATaccaaattataaaaaattaggaACAAAATTAGGAgctaatttaaaaaatattcaaaataaaattaaaaatatgaacatggaagatataaaaaattatgaacaaaataaaaaaattattatagataatatattattagaagatgatgatattattataaatttgaaaCATAATCTAAATCTTGAACATATTGAAGCAATTAGTGAAAATTCAATTACTATTCTTATGGATTTTACCGCTGATGaacaattaaataatatggaAAATGCTAGAgaaatatgtaataatatacaaaaaatgagaaaaaagcTAGCTCTATCACAAAATTCACCAGTTcaaatgcatatttttattcaaaatgaaacatttaaaaataatatgattaaagaaacggaatatatacataaatgtTTGAGAAGAAATTTAAACATTATAAACACAGTAGACCAAATGGAAAAATTGCAAAATAAATTCCACCAGGAAACTTTCACTGTCAGTGGTCAGGAAGTCATTGCCATCTTTActcaaaattaa
- a CDS encoding eukaryotic translation initiation factor 6 protein, with the protein MAIRVQFENSNEVGVFSRLTNSYGLIALGGSENFSSVFEAELSQHIPIIYATIGGTRVIGRVCVGNRKGLLVSSICTDQELLHLRNSLPDNVKIKRVEERLSALGNCITCNDYVGLIHTDIDRETEEIVQDVLDIEVFRTSIAGNLLVGTYSYFTNNGGLLHAMTTSQEIEELSELLQIPLVTGTINRGSDLIGSGLVANDWSAFCGMDTTAIELNIIEKIFKLNNIEDTNIEDTFKYKSSIVQTMI; encoded by the coding sequence atggcaaTTAGAGTTCAATTTGAAAATTCAAATGAAGTTGGTGTTTTTTCGAGACTAACTAATTCTTATGGTCTTATTGCTTTAGGGGGGTCAGAAAATTTTTCTAGTGTTTTTGAAGCAGAATTATCACAACATATTCCAATAATTTATGCAACAATTGGAGGTACAAGAGTTATAGGTCGAGTATGTGTAGGAAATCGAAAAGGGCTACTAGTTTCAAGTATATGTACAGATCAGgaattattacatttaaGAAATTCTTTACCTGACAATGTTAAGATAAAAAGAGTAGAAGAAAGATTATCAGCTTTAGGAAATTGTATAACATGTAATGATTATGTAGGTTTAATACATACAGATATTGATAGAGAAACTGAAGAAATCGTACAAGATGTATTAGATATAGAGGTATTTAGAACATCTATAGCTGGAAATTTATTAGTAGGCacatattcatattttacaAATAATGGAGGTTTATTACATGCTATGACAACATCTCAAGAAATTGAAGAATTATCAGAACTTTTGCAAATACCTTTAGTTACTGGAACCATAAATAGAGGTAGTGATCTTATAGGGTCAGGATTAGTAGCTAATGATTGGTCTGCATTTTGTGGGATGGATACTACAGCAAttgaattaaatattatagaaaaaatttttaaacttaataatatagaaGATACAAATATAGAAGATACctttaaatataaatcatCAATTGTTCAGACAATGATATAg
- a CDS encoding 20 kDa chaperonin, putative, with protein MKTIKIAGFVLTFLSTLLAKRLAVSNSLNFVNNAPKQLQKRSPQKLRATEYKLDNRTIRGPLSPINEYILIQKNDAHDTTEAGVFIGDTLKKNQYVGKVLAVGTGIVNPKNGQRVPIDVEIGDLVIFNPSDGNKLKYNDKDCLLISNEEILGKINDSSMEVNPENITPFYDRVLIKLVNQNINSDSLIIMPESQNNEKSCDGLVVATGSGNYDEHNNKIPLDIRINDYIKFSPFSNESCEFTYKNEKYTFVKARYIMAKY; from the exons atgaaaacaataaaaatagcaGGCTTTGTTCTTACATTTTTAAGCACACTTTTAGCAAAAAGATTGGCCGTAAGCAACAGTCTG AACTTTGTAAATAATGCTCCAAAACAACTTCAAAAACGATCACCACAAAAGTTAAGAGCAACAG AGTATAAGCTAGATAATAGAACAATTAGAGGTCCACTTTCAccaataaatgaatatattttaatacaaaaGAATGATGCCCACGATACAACCGAAGCAGGTGTCTTTATTGGAGATACa cttaaaaaaaatcaatatgTCGGAAAAGTTTTAGCTGTTGGAACGGGAATTGTTAACCCCAAAAAtgg TCAACGTGTGCCTATAGACGTTGAAATTGGCGATTTGGTAATTTTTAATCCAAGTGATGGAAATAAG CTGAAGTATAATGATAAGGACTGTTTATTAATATCAAACGAAGAAATATTGGGAAAAATAAATGACTCATCTATGGAAGTAAACCCAGAAAATATTACACCATTTTATGACCGTGTGTTAATAAAGTTAgtaaatcaaaatataaattctgACTCGTTAATAATTATGCCTGAATCACAAAATAACGAAAAGTCATGTGATGGTTTAGTTGTAGCTACTGGAAGTGGAAATTATGAtgaacataataataaaataccaTTAGATATACGTATAAAtgattatattaaattttctcCTTTTTCAAACGAAAGTTGTGAATTtacttataaaaatgaaaaatatacttTTGTAAAAGCTAGATATATTATGGCAAAATATTAA
- a CDS encoding ATP-dependent RNA helicase DBP8, putative, with product MKIEGRKIQKRKLPLGFRKRYRRYYIIKYLNKRFLKDKKRNENKNENENENENESGNEEESDCSSDTNGPESFEELGIDDWLIKISKSVQIIKPTKIQKLCLPLIIEGKNVIGSSETGTGKTICYCWGMLQELNKNFYGIFGLIILPTRELVFQIVEQFHLYGNKIGIKILSCIGGFSLIEQRRNILNKPHIVVGTPGRVSDILDDCIDVKNCFKRLRFLVLDEADLLLQKSFEDKLKIILSNIPKETFGEPRRTLFFSSTITDSINLLNKTFPNDKLILVDANKKQKPLKNLDQRYIYIDSIAQITYLVYILKNKLIDMSGIIFTANSYKCELIYNVLNSLGTFSVESIHSSKDQRKRMSSLLRFKNGFCKILIATDIISRGIDIPKVAFVINFDFPNEIIQYIHRIGRTARANRKGLSISFIDKKDLQSFNNVKIAMKNKLKPYILNKNEVLADMLKIGKVVKKVEMMLQEKKDIKKENEDLKNSIYLDE from the coding sequence ATGAAAATTGAAGGCCGCAAAATCCAAAAAAGGAAACTACCCTTAGGGTTTCGAAAACGATATCGaagatattatataataaaatatttaaataaaaggtttttaaaagataaaaaaagaaatgaaaataaaaatgagaatGAGAATGAAAATGAGAATGAAAGTGGGAATGAAGAAGAAAGCGATTGTTCTAGTGATACAAATGGACCCGAAAGTTTTGAAGAATTAGGCATTGATGATtggttaataaaaataagtaaaagtgttcaaataataaaaccaacaaaaattcaaaaattatGTTTGCCTTTAATTATTGAAGGAAAAAATGTAATAGGGTCATCTGAAACTGGAACTGGTAAAACGATTTGTTATTGTTGGGGTATGTTACAAGaactaaataaaaatttttatggAATTTTTGGATTAATAATATTACCAACACGTGAATTAGTTTTCCAAATAGTAGAACAATTTCATTTatatggaaataaaataggaataaaaattttgtcATGTATTGGTGGGTTTTCTTTAATTGAGCAAAgaagaaatattttaaataaaccTCATATAGTTGTTGGTACACCAGGTAGAGTTAGTGATATATTAGATGATTGTATAGatgtaaaaaattgttttaaaagaTTGAGATTTTTAGTTTTAGATGAAGCAGATTTACTTTTACAAAAAAGTTTTgaagataaattaaaaataattttaagtAATATTCCAAAAGAAACATTTGGAGAACCACGAcgaactttattttttagttcAACTATTACAGAttctataaatttattaaataaaacatttcctaatgataaattaattttagtAGATGCAAATAAAAAGCAAAAACCTCTTAAAAATCTAGACcaaagatatatatatatagattcAATTGCTCAAATAACTTAtctagtatatatattaaaaaataaattaatagatATGTCAGGAATTATATTTACAGCTAATAGTTATAAATGTGAActcatatataatgtattaaacTCATTAGGTACTTTTTCAGTAGAATCTATACATTCTTCTAAAGATCAAAGAAAACGTATGTCTTCTTTATTAAGATTTAAAAACGGATTCTGTAAAATTCTAATAGCTACAGATATAATAAGTAGAGGTATTGATATTCCTAAAGTTGCTTTTGTAATTAATTTTGATTTTCCAAATGAGATTATCCAATATATACATAGAATCGGTAGAACTGCTAGAGCTAATAGAAAAGGTTTATCTATCTCATTTATTGATAAAAAGGATTTGCAATCTTTTAATAATGTTAAAATAGCCATGAAAAATAAACTAAAACCATATATattgaataaaaatgaagtaTTGGCTGATATGCTCAAAATAGGAAAAGTTGTAAAAAAAGTAGAGATGATGCttcaagaaaaaaaagatattaaAAAGGAAAACGAAGATTTGAAAAATTCTATTTATCTCGATGAATGA